GATAGAGCTGTTACGTCCAGAAATGTCAAATGGTTGTCTAAAACAACTGGAAGAGTAAGCTGGTCGACCCGTCGCCAAATGTTCGGAGTTCTGCTGGCTTTACCAGCGCCCGGCAGAGAGGGCaagttctttctctttcaaaccTGAAAACACAAGTACTTGAACCAGTAAATGGAAATGCAATGACATTTGTTAGAGCTAAAACTAATTCCTAAGCACTAGACTTATGCCCAGTCGAAAGAATCGTGCCACTATTAATCAAGATTCAAGGGGTTCTgtcctttcttcattttcttttttcttttggttcctTCATCTCTGTGCGCACAAGTAGGTCCATTGTCGTGTGCGTGCGCAGGagtaaatgaaaaaaactGTGGGCAACACAGCATAGTCTCAGTCAAATAAATGCTGTAGCCATACTAGTCAGACATAGACAATCCCCTGCACTAATAATAAGAATGATATGACCATAGAGATCATTTCTAATATTAATGACTGCAGCATGGTTAAGTCCTAAGGATTCACAAGATACATATGAGGATGGAATGATAACGTGATGTGTTTGGATTTGcaaaaaaactctaaaaattatataccTCTACTTTATATGATAGGCCATCCagtaaaagaatttaaaaataaactgaACTAATTCCTCGATACCTGATGAACAAATTCAGTTTTTCTCAGCCAAGAGCATGACTTTTTGGCTCATAACAAGGTAGATAATTACTACAGTACCTAAGAGTTCAAATTAGAATGCTTGTCTCCCTGTTATAATCTATATATTGGTCCTATGGAGGTCTGATATGAATATAGTAATGCAATGCTGGTAGTATTCAGAAAACACAAGAGATGTGAAGTCATCATACTGACCATTCAGAAACACAATCTTCACAGAAGATGTGCTTACAGCGTAACAGGATTGGAGCATTCATCTTCTCCTGGCAAATAGCACAGAGGTCTCCCGCAGCACTTACCTGTAAAATAAAGTATAAGGAAGACTTGAAGGAATTTAATTAATGCATGAAGTTACTATTAGATCATGCAATGCTAGAGAAATCACAGGACAGATATTTATCAGGGAGGAGAGATTATATTCAACTAATCATGTACATAACAATACTAATGTCGAGAACTTTTCCTGCTTCAATGTTGGTGACACGCAGGAAATTACGGGCGCTAATTGCCAAATCACgattatactttttttttttttatctcttcatgcatcaaaaaaatgaaaaaagcaCACCTCAAAAATAGCATCTCAAGATGTACGGCCTGATACGAGTAACTacagaaatataaaagaaaaaagcaaatTTTACTTGTACCCCCCTAAAACTTTCATTGAAATGCAgctttttaacataaaaactaaaatttcaatacCCAACCAAATAAAGACCAAAAGGtatttaaaatgaatcaaTCCAATTAGCCAGAATTATAAAAGGGAAGtagcaaagaaagaaagagagaaagaaagaaaaaaaaaagttacataTAGAAGAGTCAATCATGTAACTTCAAAAGGTACAAAGTTATGTCGCCACACCAATGAAAGATAGTGACAAATTGGTTTATCTTATCTAAGAAAAATTCTAGGTCACTTCTCCCACCATATCCTGTAGGCTAGTAATAGTATCACATATCCATGAGAATGTAATGAGGGAATCCCGTTAACATGAACTATAGAGGGAATGACTTGTAACATTAAGAAAGCATTAAAAAAGGAGACATTCAACCATCTTAAAGGGTTCCACAAATATTCATGTTATTTCGTTATTTGCGGGATACATTAAATAGAATGTGAAAACAGATGCGTAAAgttaaatgcaagaagaaacacaaagctgttttaaaatggtaaatttcgAAAGAGACTACAATAGACAGGTATGTATATACTTGCCTGTTCTGATGTGGCATATGATCCATAATGGACTTCTTTTTGTGATAGAGCCTTAAATGCAGCCACGAATGATTGAATCTAAagagaaaataacaaaatagatAGTATATGAACAAGGTTGGTTTCCACGAACTATgacataatattaaaatttttagtgCTTATTAAGGTATGaatattcatgttttaaaCCATACCTTCTCAACAACAGACGTTAGCTTGAAAGTTAAATACAATCCTGTTGTCAGTGATGAAAAAAGGCTCCCTTGATCTTTGTTCAAGAAGAACCGGTACCATACAGGTGCCGGTAATAATGCACGATACAACAGAAGAGTGTATTCCATGAGAGTTAAAATTTGACCCTGAAACATGAATTATAAACAATCAAAGAACTAAAACAAAGTAATTGTCAGacatttcaataatattaatggTTAATACAAGATAAACACAAAACATATGATTAAGCTAaatttgagatctcataatACCTGCCGGCGAAAATTATGGCCTCTGCCATTCTTGTAGTAAATAAGAAGAAGACATTTGAGAGCCATTGCAACCTGCCTCGCCATCGTATCTGGCATGGCAACACAATCGAGTCCAAAATCAAAGAATGAGAACATTAAAATCAAGTGTATGAAAAATTGTACAAAAAATTGTGAGAGAAATACAACAAAGAAGTTGGAATTAGAGGAAGGTtgaaccattaaaaaaataataataataaaagaaaaagaaaaaaccacaATAtcattctttcaatttttggcAATATCCTGAATCCTGTCTTAAAAACTATGTTTGCAAGATCCATATAGATAACACAAAGATAATAAACCATATTTATGCCCTTGTTATATCACCATTCAAGCTAACTAATTAGAAATCGCACTGTGACACTTAAGAATTTTCTGCTTACATTTTTTGAAGCTCCATTCCATATGTTAATTCAATCATTATATCTACAGAAACTTAATAAGCCAAAGCAAGGGAAAATCTGTACCGTTAACTAAGATTATGAACAAGGCATGCCAAAATGGTGGTACTGTCTTTGGTGGAAGCATGACTAACGGGTGTAGAAGATCATCACTATGGCACCACCAGTAAATTCCAATAACATGAACCAAAAATGCAATAGATGTCCCAGCAAGGACAGAAATTTTCCTCTCCCCCTGAAAAGGAGAGTAAATTCTTCAGTGTATATTTCTTGCAAGTGGATTCTCAGTgaagttgaaaaagaaataaggtACTAATAGATAAGATAAGTTTGGGTTTAGGCTTACACCACCTTTAGAGCAGTCTGTTTCTTGACAATATCGTTCGACTTATACATAACAGCTGATATACAAATTGTGATGAAAAAACCTGgaaatatcaaacaaataaattctCACCAATCAGAAGAATGTTACAGCAAGAGAGTAAAAGGGAGAAGATTACAAGATGATCACTACTTGTCTTTGTGATTACACCTAACAGTGTAATGCAACTCCCTTATTAGGTTAGGTAGTGGAAGATAATTAATGTATATGTCGACTACCAAACAAACGTGTCCAAAAGTATGTTCCAAAGATTTATGGCAAAGTGTCATCTCCAAACCAAATGATCTGATGCTAACATAACTGTTTCCACAGTATTCCTCTAATTCTTTCTCAACACCTTCCTCCCCACTCCCGAGAGCTGCCTTTTCAAcgcatatttatttttcaatacaTGAAAACATGTGTTAATAGCAGAACCCAATTGTCAACAAAGTTAATCcagttatttttcttcattgaaaATTATATGCATTTGATAGTAAGATAGTTCCAACGCTTTAAAAAAACTCTGGTCTCCAAATTCTTGGATGATTCTATCACTACATCTTACAACAACCGCCTTGCAAGAAACCCTACAATATACTACAGTAGCTTTTACAGCTACAGCGATGCAATTTCAGTACTCAAGTacggaaaggaaaaaaaaaaaaacatccggGGCAATTTACCACACCACACCAGTATTCAAATCAAACATTATCCTCTACAATCACGCTGTAAGTCATCTAAAAGGTATAAG
This genomic window from Cucurbita pepo subsp. pepo cultivar mu-cu-16 chromosome LG01, ASM280686v2, whole genome shotgun sequence contains:
- the LOC111798071 gene encoding E3 ubiquitin-protein ligase RNFT1-like isoform X1; translated protein: METSASNSDPYSNSSSPTTSPTSSRFGVSIPSLNFFRSPLSVILDYSGILPTRAVPHESEPIINGSATPDLRVYSQNQNHLMTTTSSSSSSSSNSPTSSSSGNTSPSGEVSIRIIGSGEQDPSPALVGQAGYEQNGGLPVSGDQPESPDEERVPLVSTASSSIQSGSSRVSESGNGVEESVNRDSSYQRYDIQQVARWIEQILPFSLLLLIVFIRQHLEGFFITICISAVMYKSNDIVKKQTALKGERKISVLAGTSIAFLVHVIGIYWWCHSDDLLHPLVMLPPKTVPPFWHALFIILVNDTMARQVAMALKCLLLIYYKNGRGHNFRRQGQILTLMEYTLLLYRALLPAPVWYRFFLNKDQGSLFSSLTTGLYLTFKLTSVVEKIQSFVAAFKALSQKEVHYGSYATSEQVSAAGDLCAICQEKMNAPILLRCKHIFCEDCVSEWFERERTCPLCRALVKPAELRTFGDGSTSLLFQLF
- the LOC111798071 gene encoding E3 ubiquitin-protein ligase RNFT1-like isoform X2, which encodes METSASNSDPYSNSSSPTTSPTSSRFGVSIPSLNFFRSPLSVILDYSGILPTRAVPHESEPIINGSATPDLRVYSQNQNHLMTTTSSSSSSSSNSPTSSSSGNTSPSGEVSIRIIGSGEQDPSPALVGQAGYEQNGGLPVSGDQPESPDEERVPLVSTASSSIQSGSSRVSESGNGVEESVNRDSSYQRYDIQQVARWIEQILPFSLLLLIVFIRQHLEGFFITICISAVMYKSNDIVKKQTALKGERKISVLAGTSIAFLVHVIGIYWWCHSDDLLHPLVMLPPKTVPPFWHALFIILVNDTMARQVAMALKCLLLIYYKNGRGHNFRRQGQILTLMEYTLLLYRALLPAPVWYRFFLNKDQGSLFSSLTTGLYLTFKLTSVVEKIQSFVAAFKALSQKEVHYGSYATSEQVSAAGDLCAICQEKMNAPILLRCKHIFCEDCVSECFFHLLLRTHTTMDLLVRTEMKEPKEKRK